Genomic DNA from Leucobacter triazinivorans:
GCGCGCGTTCGAGGGGGCCTCGGGCCGCCCGGTGCCCTACGTCGTCGCGCCGCCGCGCGCCGGCGACGTGGCCGAGGTGGTGGCCGATCCGGCGCGCGCCAACGAGCGGCTCGGGTGGCGCACGACGCGCAGCCTCGCAGACGCGTGCCGCGACGCGTGGGCGTGGCAGTCGGCGAATCCGGATGGCTATCGCGCATGAGCCTCGATCTCGAGCGGCCGCTCCGCAACCCGGACACGGGTTCTGCGCCGCTCATGAGCAAGCGCGCCCGGTGGCTCGTGGTGATCGGCTTCCTGCTGCCGGGCAGCGCGCAGGTGCTGGCCGGCAGCCGCAGGCTCGGCCGCTTCGGGCTCGCGGCGACGCTCGTGCTCATCCTGGGCGGCGTCGCGGCCCTGCTCGGGCTGCTGTTCGCGCGCGTGGCCACGCTCTCCGTGTTCACGAACGGCTTCGTGCTGCTGGCGCTGCAGATCCTGCTCATCGCCTACGCGCTGCTGTGGTTGGTTCTGGGGTTCGACACGCTGCGCCTCACGCGTCTCGTGCGCGTGCAGCCCGGCTGGCGCGTGCCGGTCGCGATCCTGTCGGTGCTGCTGACGCTGGTGCCGTCGGCCGGGGCGGCCTGGGCCGCCACCACGGTGGGGGCGGGGCGCAGCCTGCTGGGCGACCTGTTCCAGGGGGCGCCCGCGGTGGAGCCGGTCGACGGCCGCTACAACATCCTGCTGCTCGGCACCGATGCGGGGGCCGACCGCGAGGGCTTGCGGCCCGACAGCATCTCGCTCGTCAGCGTCGATGCCGAGACCGGGCAGTCGGTGATCATCGGACTGCCGCGGGAGCTGGTGCAGATGCCGTTCCCGGAGGACTCGCCGATGCTCGACGTGCACCCCAACGGGTTCTGCGTGGGGCCCAACGCGTTCGGGCCCTACGGCGGCTGCCTCACCGGGTATCTCAACGGCCTGCACGCCGAGCTCGAGCAGACGGCGGAGATCGTCGAGGCCGAGGGGCTGCCCGAGGAGTTCGCGCACCTCTACGACGGGATGTACGCCGATGCGCACTCGCGCGGGTCGTCGCCGGGCATCGAGGCGACGAAGGACGCGGTGACCGGGGCGACGGGGCTGGAGGTGCAGTTCTACGTGCTGGTGAACATGGACGCCTTCTCGAGCCTCATCGACGCCCTCGGCGGTGTCACGATCGACGTGCAGGAGCGCCTGCCGGTCGGGGGCCAGATCGACGAGTACACGGGCGAACTGGTCGGGGTGCAGCAGTGGATCGAGCCGGGCGAGCAGCAGCTGGACGGGTTCGCGGCGCAGTGGTACGCGCGCTCGCGCTACGGTTCGGCGAACGGCGACTACGACCGCATGCAGCGTCAGCGCGAGCTGCAGGCGGCGATCCTCGCGCAGATGAATCCGGCGAACGTGCTCACGAAGTTCCAAGACGTCGCCGCGGTGGGCGGCGAGCTGGTCGACACCGACATTCCGCAGTCGATGCTGGGCCGGTTCGTCGACCTCGCCACGAAGGCCCGCGAGCACGCGCCGGTCAACGTCGAGCTCGTGCCGCCGGCGGTCGATCCCGAGATGCCCGACTACGCCGCGATCCACCGGCTCGTCGCCGACGGGGTGGCGGCCGCGTCGCCGGTCGAGGAGGAGTAGCGCCCGCGGGTTGAGCGAGCGCAGCGCCCGCTGGTTGAGCGAGCGCAGCGTGTCGAAACCGCTCGGCGGAGCATCGACGACGATCCGGGCGCACCCTGGGTGAACCTCGGATGGCGCGTCGGTAAACTTGCGGCACTGTGGGAAGAGACGACGACGCGACGCCGCCCCCCGGAAGCGCGGAGGGGACGGATCGAGCGGCCCCTGCGACCACCCGTCGGGGCGGCCGCTGGGCCTGGGCTGCGGCGATCGCGGTGTTCTGGCTGCTCATGCTGCTCGGCGCCGTGCTGGCGGGCGGCGGGATCTGGGTGCGCCGCACGTTCGGGCTGATTTCGGTGGATCAGCTGCTGATGAACCTCCCCGGTGGCGAAGGCGCGGGCGGCGACGAGCTCGTCCGCGGCGCGGTCGTGGTGATCCTGCTGGTGCCGGCGGCGCTGGTGCTGGTGATGCTGCTGCTCGCCGAGAAGTCGCGGCGCGAGCTGCACCGCGGCGGCGTGCTGCGCGGGCGCGGTCGCTGGGTGCTGCGGGGCATCGCCGCGGTGCTCGCCGTGGCCGTGCCGGTCGGCGGGGTCGCCGTGTTCGGATCGACGATCGGGGCTGCGGAGTACGTGCAGGCGTACGCCCGCGAGGCCGCCGGAGGCACCACCCTGGCCGACTACTACGCGGTGCCGCGCCACGGCGTCGGCGCGAACGCGCAGGGCGGGCCCGGCATGCGCCACGACGGCGGATCCGACGGCGAGCGGCGCAACCTCGTGCTGATCTACCTCGAGTCGATCGAGGACGCGTTCTCCGACGAATCGCTCTTCGGCACGAACATGCTCGCACCGGTGGAGGAGGCCACGGACGGGTGGGACGCGTTGCCGGCACTGCGGCAGTACGACGGGGGCGGCTGGACGATGGCGGGCCTCGTGAGCACGCAGTGCGGGATCCCGCTGCGCACCGCCGGAGCCGTGTCCGATGTCACCGAGCTCAACCTGATCGGTCACGACGAGGGCGTCGACGAGTACCTGCCCGGGGCCACGTGCCTCGGCGACGTGCTGTCGCGCGAGGGCTACCGCAACGTCTACATGGGCGGCGCCGACGCCCGTTTCGCGGGCAAGGGCGCCTTCCTTGAGACGCACGGCACCGACGAGGTGTCCGCGCTGCAGGAGTGGCGTGAGCTCGGCGAGACCGAGATCCGCCCCGATTGGGGGCTCTCGGATCGTCGCCTCTTCGAGCGGGCGAGCGAGGAGGTGACCCGGCTGCACGAGCAGGGCCAGCCGTTCAGCCTCACCCTGCTGACCCTCGATACGCACGAGTCGCCGTTCCGCTACGACTACTGCCCCGACGATGCCGCGGAGCCCATGACCTCGATCACCGAGTGCTCGATGCGCGAGGTCGCGGGGTTCGTCGCTCATCTCGAGCAGACCGGCGTGCTCGAGGACACGGCCGTCGTGCTCATGGGAGATCATCTCAAGTTCGCAGCCGAGAGCAACGGCTTCTGGAACGAGCTGCGCACGCTCGAGGATCGCACGATCTTCAACCGCGTCTGGGTGCCGGACGGTGTCGACTTCGCCCGCGGCGACATCGATCAGTTCAGCATGTATCCCACGCTGATCGAGCTGGCGGGCATCGAACTCGAGGATCACCGGGCCGGCATCGGGGTGTCTGCGCTGGCCGATGCGGCAGACGTGCCCCCGGGCACGATCCTCGATCTCGACGAGCGCGAGTACCGCGCGGTGACGCAGTCGCGCGCGGCCGCCTTCTACCGCGACCTGTGGGGTGTCGGCGCCGCGGGCTAGACTGGGCGGGTTCTGATGCTGAAGGAGTGTGCGCATGCGCGTGACGGCCGTGCTCGTCGCCTACAACCGGCGTGATCTGCTGCGGGAGTCGCTCGCCGCGCTCGCGGCGCAGAGCCGACCCGTCGACCGCCTGGTGGTGGTCGACAACGCCTCGGACGACGGATCGGCGGAGGCGGCGGCCGAGCTGCTCGAGCACTGGGGCGAGCGGGCGCGGCTGCTCCGGCTGACCACCAACACCGGCGGCGCCGGCGGGTTCGCGGCGGGGATCGCGGCGGCCGTCGCCGAGGACGACACCGACTGGGTGTGGGTGATGGACGACGACACCGTGCCCGGGCCGGACGCGCTCGCCGAGGCGCTCGCCGTGCACGAGCGCTACGCCGCGACGGGGCAGGACGATCTTGCGGTGATGGGATCCCGCGTCGTCTGGACCGACGGGGCGGATCACCCCATGAACACGCCCAAGGCGAAGATCCGGGCGTCGGCCGACGAGCGGGCGCGTGCGGCCGAGGTCGGCTGCATGGAGATCCGCTCGATCTCGTTCGTCTCGGCCTTCCTGCGTGCCGCGCGCGTGCGCGAGATCGGCCTGCCGATCGCGGACTACTTCCTGTGGAACGACGACTTCGAGTACTCGGCACGACTGCTGCGCGGGGCGCGGGGCCTCTTCGTGCCCGGCTCGGTGGTCACGCACAAGACCGCGAAGCGCGGGTCGAGCGATCAGGATCCCGGCCCGCGGTTCTACTTCGAGGTGCGCAACAAGCTGTGGGTGTTCCGCCGCAGCCGGGCCCTGCACGGGTGGGAGAAGGCGCTGTACGCGGCTGCGACGGCGCGCCGCTGGCTGCGCACGTTTCTCGCCTCGAGCGACCGCGCGCAGCTGCGCGACTGCCTGCGGCGCGGCTGGTGCGACGGCTGGCTGCGCGCGCCGCGGCCCACGCGCATGGTGCTGCGTGACACGGGAGTGCCCGTCGACGTGATGGTCGAGGTCGAGCGCCTTTCGAAGCTGGAGCGCTAGTGGGGCAGGAGGACGCGGGGGCCGCGGGCGGATCGGGCGGTGCGGGGGCCGCGGGCGAGAGCGCCGATTTCTCCCTGCTGCTGCCCGTGTACGCGGGTGACGATCCCGCGTTTCTGCGGCTCGCCTTCGAGAGCTCGGTCGACGGGCAGACGCTGCGCCCGGCCGAGGCCGTGCTCGTGCAGGACGGGCCGGTGCCCGACGCGCTCGTCGCCGAGCTCGAGCGCATCGAGCGGCGCAGCCCGATCCCGGTCGTGATCGTGCGGCTGCCCGAGAATCGCGGTCTCACCGAGGCGCTCAACGCGGGGCTCGAGGCGTGCGCGCACCCCGTCGTGGCGCGCATGGACGCCGACGACGTGTCGCTGCCCGAGCGCTTCGCGCGGCAGTGGGAGCTGATGCAGCAGGGCTACGACCTCGTGGGCACGGGAATGGTCGAGTTCGAGTCGGATCCCGAGCAGCCGAGCGCCCGCCGCATCCCGCCCGTGGGGTCGGCGCGCATCAGGGACCACGCCCGCACCCACAACCCGTTCAACCACCCGACCATGATGTATCGCGTCGCCGCGCTGGATCGGGTGGGCCGCTATCGGCCGCTCGGCAAGATGGAGGACTATTGGCTCGGGGTGCGCCTGATCGACTCGGGAGCCCGGGTGGAGAACCTGGCCGAACCGCTGCTGGCGTATCGCGTGGGATCGGGCGCGTTCGCGCGGCGGGGCGGTTGGAACGAAGCGCGCACCGAGTGGCGGCTGCAGCGCGAGATGCTGCGCATCGGCTTCATCACCCGTGGCCAGTACCTGCGCAACGTGGTGATGAAGGGCGCGTACCGGCTCATGCCGGCCGGCGTCAAGCGGGTGCTCTTCCGCGGGCTCATCGGGGGCGGGCTGCCGGGGGACCGGGCCGGCGGGTGAGGTGTGCCGCTCTCGGCCGATGCCGCAGCTCCGACCCGATGCCTACTCGGATCGTGCGTAGACGGCAGCGACGCGCTCGTAGTCAGGGCTGCCCGGCTCGGAGAACTTGAATCCGGCCTCGAGTGAGTACCAGGCATAGCCGTTCTGGAACGGCATCGCACGAATCTCGAAGGCCTCGAACTGCCCGCGCGGGAGACCGGCGAGCAAACCCCACGGGCCCTCGGGGCCGCCGGAGCGCTGGTACGCCGAGAGGAACACGCCTCGGGTGAGCCCGATCGCCTCCGCGTTCTGCGAATGCGCCGCGGTGATGATGCCACGTTCGAACTCCTGGACGACCCCGCCGCCGTGGGCGGAGATCTCGCGCTGAGGGCCCGTCGGAGCGCCGAAACCGACCGGGTTGCGGTCGTACACCGTGCTCAACGGATGCAGAATCGGATACTCGGACGTGATTCCCTGCCCGCGCTGAGAGCGCTCGAGGGCCTCGACCGCTTCGCCGATGGGGCCGTCGAAGATGACCCGGCCGTGCTCAAGAACGATGCCTCGTTCGCACAGTCGGAGCACCTGGCCCGCGTTGTGGCTGACGACGAACATCGTCTTGCCTCGCTCGCGGAGCTGCATCATGCGCTCGCTGCACTTCTCGCGGAATGCGGCGTCACCGACGGAGAGCACCTCGTCGACGAGCAGCACATCGAACTCCGTGTGCACGGCGACGGCGAATCCGAGCCGCGCGTGCATGCCGGAAGAGTATCGCTTGACTTCGGTGTCGATGAACTCGCCGATCTCGGAGAACTCGAGTATCTCGTCGAATCGCGCGTCGGTCTCCTCGCGGGACATCCCCAGGATCGCTGCGTTGAGGTACACGTTCTGCCTGCCGGTGAGGTCGGGGTGGAAGCCCGCGCCCACCTCGATCAACCCGGCGATGCGACCCCGGGTGCGCACCCAGCCTCCGTCGGGGGCGAGCACGCCGGAGAGCAGCTTGAGGGTGGTCGACTTACCGGACCCATTGCTCCCCATGAGCGCGACAGACTGCCCATCGGGAACCTCGAAACTCACGCCGTCGACCGCATTGAAATCGGTCGTCAGTTCTTTTCGCTTCAGGGCCGCGATGAACGTTTCCTTGAACGAGTTCGTGTGCTTGATCTTGAACGTCTTCTTGGCGTCGGAGAAGACGATCGCGGGTTTCTGGGCGTTCTCGGGCTCGTGCGAGCGACTAGAGGTTCTGGGCAAAGGACCCCTCCAACCTTCTGAAAACCAGTTGCCCGATGAACAGCGTCAGCAGCGCCAGAACGGCCCCGACGAGAGTGAACGTCAGCAGCCCATCAGGCCGCGGAGACCCGTCTGCGAGCGGCAGCCAGAACGCGTCGTGGAACATCTCCACGGCGACGGTCATCGGATTCGACATGTAGATGTTGTAGAGCCATCCAGGCGTGTGCTCGTAGACCATCGTCCACGAATAGAGCACGGGAGACGCCCACGTAGCGAACATCAGAATGAGATCGACGAAGTTGCGGGCGTCGCGGTAGGCGACGTTGATCGCGCCGAAGAACAGTCCGAGGCCGAGCGAGAAGCACAGGATCACCGCCACCCCGACGATGAACGTGATGACTTGCAGCCATCCGATGGTCCAGCCGCAGAACAGCGCGACGACGAGCAGCAGGAGCGCCTGCGGCAGGAAGTGGATGAGGGCAACGCCGACCGCTGAGACCGGGAACAGGGCGCGGGGGAGATAGACCTTCTTGATGAGAGATGCGTTGTCGGTGATGGCGGTGGTGGTGTTTCTCAGCGCCTCGTTGAAGAGATTGACCGCCACGATGCCCGAGAACAGATAGACGGGGAAGAACTGGATCCCTCGGTTCTGACCCAAGACCAGGCCGATCACGAGGAAGTACATCAGGAACTGGGCGCCAGGCCGAACATACGACCATACCCAGCCGAGCACAGAGCCGTGATACCGGGTGGCGACACCCTTCTTGAGAAGCAGCGAGAGGAGATACCGGTACCTGAAGACCCCGAACAGACCCTTGCTCTTCCCCGGAGTCTCGAACTCCGGGTCGGTGAGCGCCGCTGAATATGACACGTCAGACAAGTCTACTGCGCTTCGCGTGGGGCCGAGACGGATGCCGGGCGGAGCTCCCCCTGAGCCCGCCACCAGGAGACGGCCTCCGCGAGAGTCCCGAGGTCGTCGGGTATCCACTCCGTTCCGGTGAAGAATTCACCCGCGACATAGTGGGCGAGCAGCACATCGGCGAGTGCCCCGTCGTGCCCCGCTCGCTCGATGCCGACGGTGTTCACCCCGGTGACGCGCGGGGGAGTCCCGTAGAGCTTGGCGAACGGCGGCACGTCTTTGGTGACCGGGGTCCCCATGCCCACCATCGCCCCCGTGGCGATCACTCGACGCTGATGCACCACCGCATTCATGCCGATGTTCACCCGATCTCCGATGACGCAGTGGCCGCCGATGCTGACTCCTGCGGACACCGTGGCGTCGTCGCCGAGCTGCACATCATGGGCGAGATATGCGCGATTGAGCACCCAACTCCGTGCCCCGACTGTGGTCGCGCGGTAGCTGCCCTGGTGGATCACGGCTCCCTCGCGGATCACCGCGTGCTCGCGAATGAGTACTCCGGAGTGCTCCAGATCACCTGCCCAGGCCGCATTCTGGCGCAGGTTGCCCATCTCGGGAGGCGCTCCGATCTGGGCTCCCGGGCCGATCCACACGTTGTCCTCGATCGTGGTGGGGCCGAGGATCACGGCACCGGGTCCGATGCAGACGTTCTCGCCGAGCACGACGCCCTCCCCGACGAATGCTGTGGGACTCACCTGGGTGCTCACGACAGGGCCAGGGTCTCGCCGCGCTTGCCGGACTCGATGGCGGTCTCTGCGACGCGAAGGGTCTCGAGCCCCTCGCGCAGGGTCACCGTGTCCGTGCGCGTGCCGAGGATCGCATCGCGGAATGCCTCGTGCTCTGACTTCAGCGGCTCGCGCTTCTCGAGCGCGAATCGGGTGACCTCGCCTTCGCTGACCCCTCTGAATGCGGTGATGGCGTCCCACTCGCCCTCGAACGTGCCGTTCTCGTAGAAGGTGAGATCTGCGGTGATGGTGTCGGCGATGAAGGCGCCGCGTTCGCCGGTCACGATGGTGAGGCGCTCCTTGAACGGGCTGAGCCAGTTCACCAGGTGGTTGACGATGATGCCGTTCTGCAGCTTGCCCGTCATCGCGATCATGTCCTCGTGCTCGCGGCCGCTGCGATAGGTGATCTGCGCGGAGACGGACGCGTAGTGAGACTGGGCGAGCCACGCAGTCAGATCGATGTCGTGACTGCCGAGGTCCTTGACCACGCCCACATCGGCGATGCGCGCAGGGAAGGGGCCCTGGCGCCGGGTCTGGATCTGGTAGACCTCGCCGAGATCTCCGTTGGCGATGCGATTCCGCAGACTCATGAGGGCCGGGTTGAATCGCTCCACGTGGCCGACGGCAGCGATGAGACCCGCGTCGTCGAATGTCTCGACGAGTCGGGTGGCTGCTTCGATATTGTGCGCCACGGGCTTTTCGATGAGCGTGTGCACGCCGGCCTCCGCGAGCGCCAGCCCGACTGCTTCGTGGAACTTGGTCGGCACCGCCACGACCGCCGCGTCGATGCCCGCTTCCATGAGTCCCTGCACTGAATCGTGCAGCGGAGTATCGTTGGCGACGCCGTGGGGGTCGCCCATCGCATCCGCCACGGCGACGAGCTCGATGCCTTCGGTCTCGCGAAGCACCCTCGCGTGATGGCGGCCCATCATGCCGAGTCCGATCAGTCCGTATCGAATGCTCACGGGTACTCCTTCGCGGCCAGCTGGTGCTGATCCGGTGATGTTGACACTTGCGGTTCTAGTGTACGAGTCAGGTGCGTCTAGCCCGTGGCGCAGCCGGTGACGCGGTAGAGCACCGCATCACCCTCTCGGTCGACCTCGGTCACTACTGGCGAGTCCTCGAGATCGGTGATGCCGAGGAACGGGATTGCGCGTGGCGTGTTCTCGAACACGTAGACGCTCCCGAAATCGAGCACGTACTCGGCTCCGAGCTCGTGCGTGATCGCGCAGGCCTCGGGGGTGCCCTCACCGAGCTGTTCGGTGAGCACGGAGATGCGCGGGTCGTAGTTTCCGCCGGTGTGCGGCACGAGCACCGGGATGCCGGTGAGCGCATATGCCAGGGCGCCGCCGTTCCACGGGTTGTTGATGATCACGGCGTCTTCGGGAAGGTGCTCCGGCAACCGTTCGATGAGGGCTCGTTCGTCGTCGCTGAGGAGCGGTGCGTCCGGGCCCGAGGCGTACTTCGTGCTGACGAATTGCACGCCCGCGAAGGCGCCCGCTCCTTGCGTCGACGCGAGCAGGAACACCAGTGCGAGCAGGCTGCAGGCCCGGAAGAAACGGCGAGGCCGCTGCGAGAGCGCGCCCCACCGCACGATGCCCGCGCGCAGCACCGCCCACGCGGCGCGGACCCCGAGGACGAGAAGCGGAAACGCTCCGACCCAGGCGAGCGCCGCGAGACGCCAGGGGTCGCTGTACCAGGGGGAGAGGATCGCAGTGCGCCACGCTGCAGCGGGAAACCCGTCTGCGATGACGTAGACGCCGAGCATGACTGCCGCCGAGAGCACCAGCCACCGGAGTCGGGGCCTTCTCCATGCGATGAGCAGGCCGATGAGCAGCACCACGGTGGCCGGCCAGACGTGGCCCTCCAGATGCGGAGACATTCCCAGAGCGTCGAGCGTCGACCCGAGCACGGTGTGTTTGCCATCCCACGGGTTGTCGCTCGTGCGGCCGATGCGCCAGGCCACCATCACGGCAACGATGAGCGCTGACGGCGCGAGAACGGCGACCGCGAGTCGAACCGGGCGCGACGCTCGCTGCCTCCGCAGCTGACCATCCCAGTTCTGGAACGGCCGCTCGCGGACCACGCGTACCACGAGCGCCACGATGGGGCCGATCAGCCAGAGGAGCAGGATGTGTATCGCGTTGGGGTGGGCGAGCGTCGCCGCCCCCAGCGCGCCGAGGAAGAGGAGCCAGGCGACGCCGGGGGTTGTGACCTCGCTTCTGCGGGCCTGCCCGAGACCGGCGACCTGCATGAACCCGACGAGGACGTAGGGCAAGAGTGCAATCGAGAGAAGGTTCGGGTAGAGAACCCCATAGCCGGCGAGCGCAAGCGGGAAGCTCGGGAGGGCGACCCCCAGCACACCGGCGCTGAGGGTGACGCTCCGGCTCGGCCCGGCAATGGCGCGACCGAAGGCCACCATCCCGATGGTCCAGACGACCGCGCAGACGGTGAATAGCACGGCGTTCGTCGCGAGCGGGATTGTGGTGCCGGTGATCTGCGCGACCAGTGCGGTGAGCCCGTGCCAGAGGGTCGGATAGAAGACGGCCTGGCCCGGTGACGAGAGATCCATGTCTAGCGGCGAGGCCGTACCGCTCTGCAGGATCTGCTGCACCGCGTTGAGATGGAAGTTGGCGTCATAGGTCTGGGAGACCGCGTCTGGCGCCTTCAGGGACATCACGAGCGTCGCCGCCAGCGCGCTACCGCCGATGGCCGCCGCGCCGATCGGGACCCACAGACGGTGCGCGCGAGCGGTCGGGCTGCTCGGGCGCGTTCGAGTAACCCCGAGTGCGGGACGCAGCAGCCGCAAGACTCCCGCGAGCAGAGCGGAGAGAACGATGGGAACCAGGGCCGTCCACGCGACCCCGATGAACGGTGCCGCGAGTGCGCTCAGAGCGAGCACTGCAAAGGCGGCAGGGATTGACACGATGGCCGTCGAGAAACCGCGCAGCCCCAATGCCAGCGCGATCGGTGCACCGAGAAGTGCGAGCAGACCCACCGCGGCAAGGACGGGCAGCAGAAGCGCGAGCCACTGCATCATGCGGATGGCTCCTCAGGTGTCGGATCGTCGAGACCCTTTGTGCTGCGCTCTTCGAGAATGCGGGCTTCCATGAGTGCGACTGCTCGAGCGAGATTGGTGACCCGAGCGTCCGAGCGCGCCTTGGCGCGCACTGTTGCCACCGCGAACAGCAGCGTCATGATGATGAACACGTACAGGAGGAGGTCGGTGCCGCGTCCCACTCCGAAGAAGTGCGCGATCGCGGTGAGCGAGTTCGGAAAGACGATCGCAAAGATCGCAGCGACAACGAACAGAAGTGCGAAGATCCGCTTGAGCGCGAGAGAGCGCTCTCCTGGCAAGAACTTGACGGCGAAGACTCCCGCTGCAACGACTCCGGCGATGAGGAGGAACTGAAAGACTGACATGCTTCTCCTTATCGGATGACGAGGTCGATCAGGATGTTGACCGAGTTCAGCAGAGACTGGCCCTTGGCTCTTGAGTAGTCCGTGTAGAGCACCTCGACGGGCTGTTCTGCATAGGGGAGGCCAGTGCGGCCGAGAAGCACGACGATCTCCGTGCCGTGCGCCATGCGGTCCTGTTTCAGCTTGATCCTGCGGAGTGCATCGGCGCGAATGACGCGCAGCCCGTTGTGGGCGTCGGTGAGTCTCGTGTGCGTCGCCCAGTTTGTGACCGTGACTGCGGTCTTCAGCACGATCTTCTTCAGGATGCCGGGCTTCGTGCGATCGTCGAGAAAACGGGAGCCGTAGACCACGGCGAGGTTCTCGTCTCGAGCGCGGCCGATCATGATCTCCGCGTCTTCGACGCGGTGCTGACCATCCGCGTCGAAAGTGACGACGTAGTCCGCATTTCGCTCGAGGGCGTACTCGAATCCGGTCTGCAGGGCCGCCCCTTGGCCCATATTGATGGGGTGCGTCACCACATGGGCGCCGGCCGCGCGGGCGACCGCGCCGGAACCGTCACTGGAGCCGTCATCGATGCAGACGACGTTCGTGAACACTGGCCGCAGCTGGCGCACCACGTCGCCGATGATCGAGGCTTCGTTGTAGAGCGGGATGACGACCCAGGTATCAAGGTGACCTTGAAGTGCCGAGGCCGACTCGGACGAAGCAGGCATCATGCGTCTATTCTGGCAGACGGTCGCTGCTTTCCCGCCGTTGGTCGTGCGGGCCCTATTGTTTAAGCTGAGGTGGAAGTTTAAGCCGAGGGGGAGTGAATTATGCGAAGCAGCAGCACGAGCGCGGGTCGCTCGGGGCGGTGGGGGTCGACCCTTCGTCGACCGAGAACTGCGGCGCTCGCCCTCTTCGCTGCCTTCGCGATCGCCTTCGCACCCATGGTCGCGCCCGCGCCAGCGCAGGCGAACCCGTCATCGGGTTTCGATCCGAGCAACATCATCTCGGACGCCAATTTCTACCACGGCACCGCGATGTCGGCCGCTCAGATTCAGGTCTTCCTCAACCAGCG
This window encodes:
- a CDS encoding sulfatase-like hydrolase/transferase translates to MGRDDDATPPPGSAEGTDRAAPATTRRGGRWAWAAAIAVFWLLMLLGAVLAGGGIWVRRTFGLISVDQLLMNLPGGEGAGGDELVRGAVVVILLVPAALVLVMLLLAEKSRRELHRGGVLRGRGRWVLRGIAAVLAVAVPVGGVAVFGSTIGAAEYVQAYAREAAGGTTLADYYAVPRHGVGANAQGGPGMRHDGGSDGERRNLVLIYLESIEDAFSDESLFGTNMLAPVEEATDGWDALPALRQYDGGGWTMAGLVSTQCGIPLRTAGAVSDVTELNLIGHDEGVDEYLPGATCLGDVLSREGYRNVYMGGADARFAGKGAFLETHGTDEVSALQEWRELGETEIRPDWGLSDRRLFERASEEVTRLHEQGQPFSLTLLTLDTHESPFRYDYCPDDAAEPMTSITECSMREVAGFVAHLEQTGVLEDTAVVLMGDHLKFAAESNGFWNELRTLEDRTIFNRVWVPDGVDFARGDIDQFSMYPTLIELAGIELEDHRAGIGVSALADAADVPPGTILDLDEREYRAVTQSRAAAFYRDLWGVGAAG
- a CDS encoding LCP family protein, coding for MSLDLERPLRNPDTGSAPLMSKRARWLVVIGFLLPGSAQVLAGSRRLGRFGLAATLVLILGGVAALLGLLFARVATLSVFTNGFVLLALQILLIAYALLWLVLGFDTLRLTRLVRVQPGWRVPVAILSVLLTLVPSAGAAWAATTVGAGRSLLGDLFQGAPAVEPVDGRYNILLLGTDAGADREGLRPDSISLVSVDAETGQSVIIGLPRELVQMPFPEDSPMLDVHPNGFCVGPNAFGPYGGCLTGYLNGLHAELEQTAEIVEAEGLPEEFAHLYDGMYADAHSRGSSPGIEATKDAVTGATGLEVQFYVLVNMDAFSSLIDALGGVTIDVQERLPVGGQIDEYTGELVGVQQWIEPGEQQLDGFAAQWYARSRYGSANGDYDRMQRQRELQAAILAQMNPANVLTKFQDVAAVGGELVDTDIPQSMLGRFVDLATKAREHAPVNVELVPPAVDPEMPDYAAIHRLVADGVAAASPVEEE
- a CDS encoding glycosyltransferase, with amino-acid sequence MGQEDAGAAGGSGGAGAAGESADFSLLLPVYAGDDPAFLRLAFESSVDGQTLRPAEAVLVQDGPVPDALVAELERIERRSPIPVVIVRLPENRGLTEALNAGLEACAHPVVARMDADDVSLPERFARQWELMQQGYDLVGTGMVEFESDPEQPSARRIPPVGSARIRDHARTHNPFNHPTMMYRVAALDRVGRYRPLGKMEDYWLGVRLIDSGARVENLAEPLLAYRVGSGAFARRGGWNEARTEWRLQREMLRIGFITRGQYLRNVVMKGAYRLMPAGVKRVLFRGLIGGGLPGDRAGG
- a CDS encoding ATP-binding cassette domain-containing protein; the encoded protein is MPRTSSRSHEPENAQKPAIVFSDAKKTFKIKHTNSFKETFIAALKRKELTTDFNAVDGVSFEVPDGQSVALMGSNGSGKSTTLKLLSGVLAPDGGWVRTRGRIAGLIEVGAGFHPDLTGRQNVYLNAAILGMSREETDARFDEILEFSEIGEFIDTEVKRYSSGMHARLGFAVAVHTEFDVLLVDEVLSVGDAAFREKCSERMMQLRERGKTMFVVSHNAGQVLRLCERGIVLEHGRVIFDGPIGEAVEALERSQRGQGITSEYPILHPLSTVYDRNPVGFGAPTGPQREISAHGGGVVQEFERGIITAAHSQNAEAIGLTRGVFLSAYQRSGGPEGPWGLLAGLPRGQFEAFEIRAMPFQNGYAWYSLEAGFKFSEPGSPDYERVAAVYARSE
- a CDS encoding DapH/DapD/GlmU-related protein, whose protein sequence is MSTQVSPTAFVGEGVVLGENVCIGPGAVILGPTTIEDNVWIGPGAQIGAPPEMGNLRQNAAWAGDLEHSGVLIREHAVIREGAVIHQGSYRATTVGARSWVLNRAYLAHDVQLGDDATVSAGVSIGGHCVIGDRVNIGMNAVVHQRRVIATGAMVGMGTPVTKDVPPFAKLYGTPPRVTGVNTVGIERAGHDGALADVLLAHYVAGEFFTGTEWIPDDLGTLAEAVSWWRAQGELRPASVSAPREAQ
- a CDS encoding Gfo/Idh/MocA family protein, whose amino-acid sequence is MMGRHHARVLRETEGIELVAVADAMGDPHGVANDTPLHDSVQGLMEAGIDAAVVAVPTKFHEAVGLALAEAGVHTLIEKPVAHNIEAATRLVETFDDAGLIAAVGHVERFNPALMSLRNRIANGDLGEVYQIQTRRQGPFPARIADVGVVKDLGSHDIDLTAWLAQSHYASVSAQITYRSGREHEDMIAMTGKLQNGIIVNHLVNWLSPFKERLTIVTGERGAFIADTITADLTFYENGTFEGEWDAITAFRGVSEGEVTRFALEKREPLKSEHEAFRDAILGTRTDTVTLREGLETLRVAETAIESGKRGETLALS
- a CDS encoding glycosyltransferase; the encoded protein is MRVTAVLVAYNRRDLLRESLAALAAQSRPVDRLVVVDNASDDGSAEAAAELLEHWGERARLLRLTTNTGGAGGFAAGIAAAVAEDDTDWVWVMDDDTVPGPDALAEALAVHERYAATGQDDLAVMGSRVVWTDGADHPMNTPKAKIRASADERARAAEVGCMEIRSISFVSAFLRAARVREIGLPIADYFLWNDDFEYSARLLRGARGLFVPGSVVTHKTAKRGSSDQDPGPRFYFEVRNKLWVFRRSRALHGWEKALYAAATARRWLRTFLASSDRAQLRDCLRRGWCDGWLRAPRPTRMVLRDTGVPVDVMVEVERLSKLER
- a CDS encoding ABC transporter permease; the encoded protein is MSYSAALTDPEFETPGKSKGLFGVFRYRYLLSLLLKKGVATRYHGSVLGWVWSYVRPGAQFLMYFLVIGLVLGQNRGIQFFPVYLFSGIVAVNLFNEALRNTTTAITDNASLIKKVYLPRALFPVSAVGVALIHFLPQALLLLVVALFCGWTIGWLQVITFIVGVAVILCFSLGLGLFFGAINVAYRDARNFVDLILMFATWASPVLYSWTMVYEHTPGWLYNIYMSNPMTVAVEMFHDAFWLPLADGSPRPDGLLTFTLVGAVLALLTLFIGQLVFRRLEGSFAQNL